A DNA window from Trichocoleus sp. FACHB-46 contains the following coding sequences:
- a CDS encoding DUF4177 domain-containing protein, translating to MSEWEYKTIKFFAQGTFGAGKINEIELEDVLNEAGARGW from the coding sequence GTGAGTGGGAATATAAAACGATTAAGTTCTTTGCTCAAGGAACATTCGGGGCCGGGAAGATTAACGAAATAGAACTTGAGGATGTACTGAATGAAGCGGGAGCTAGAGGCTGG